A region from the Danaus plexippus chromosome 26, MEX_DaPlex, whole genome shotgun sequence genome encodes:
- the LOC133319665 gene encoding piggyBac transposable element-derived protein 4, protein MFDIVFPKHFVDYIVQCTNAYGNKLCSTNRPHTRHSRRAVFRETNNEEILKFLGLCLLKGHVKCPKQRNLFTYTNHLYYHPIFTYVMSARRHEQLLRCLYASEVDAKGSRKITPFIDTATAHFQKIYNAGKKLSLDESLLLFRGRLQFRQYIKSKKARYGIKFYELTTSDGYVLNIYMYCGKENLEENISKTEDLVLRLMRPYLLKGHHLYMDNFYNSVSLCKKLLGLRTHTVGTLRSNRKGNPDSIVKKKLKKGEHVWVRKNNVYVSKWRDSRPVLMISTNTHPTMVEVQNRFGRKKMKPLEVATYNNHMSGIDRLDQMVSYYSSPRKTIRWYKKVLFHLLDISVWNAYFLYKKYKKNNDKSYEFIIFREELIKDLIKLDTNINVKDLVNKKSMHYNRLHNNIPAIERNERSLDRMKGHWPERIESNPGSKKKYAFLKCRVCSKDGKRVETSYRCKGCPQNPPLCPSCFEAWHNEINL, encoded by the coding sequence ATGTTTGATATTGTTTTTCCTAAACATTTCGTCGATTATATTGTGCAATGTACAAATGCCTATGGTAATAAGTTGTGTTCTACTAACAGACCCCACACCAGACATAGTCGAAGGGCTGTATTTCGAGAGACTAATAATgaagaaatattgaaatttttgggTCTATGTTTGCTGAAAGGACATGTTAAATGCCCTAAACAACGTAACCTGTTTACCTACACAAATCATTTGTATTATCACCCAATTTTTACATATGTTATGTCTGCTAGAAGACATGAGCAATTATTGCGTTGTCTTTACGCTTCTGAAGTTGATGCTAAGGGATCAAGAAAAATAACTCCGTTTATTGACACAGCTACAGCACATTTTCAAAAGATTTACAATGCTGGTAAAAAACTTTCTTTAGACGAATCTTTACTTCTATTCCGAGGGCGATTGCAATTTcgtcaatatattaaatctaaaaaggcTCGTTACGGTATCAAGTTCTATGAGCTCACAACGTCGGATGGATATGTCTTgaatatttacatgtattgTGGTAAAGAAAATCTAGAAGAAAACATTTCAAAGACTGAAGACCTAGTTTTGAGGCTAATGCGACCTTACCTTTTGAAGGGACACCATTTATATATGGACAACTTTTATAACTCTGTTAGCTTGTGCAAGAAATTACTCGGTTTGAGAACTCACACTGTTGGAACGTTGCGGTCAAATAGGAAAGGTAATCCTGACagtattgtaaagaaaaaattaaagaaaggtGAACACGTTTGGGTCCGAAAGAACAATGTTTACGTATCTAAATGGAGGGATAGTCGCCCTGTCCTGATGATTTCTACAAACACTCATCCTACAATGGTTGAAGTACAAAACAGATTTGGAAGAAAGAAGATGAAGCCTCTTGAGGTGGCgacttataataatcatatgtCAGGAATTGATCGCTTAGACCAAATGGTCTCTTATTATTCAAGCCCTAGAAAAACAATTCGTtggtataaaaaagtattatttcatCTTTTAGACATATCAGTGTGGaatgcatattttttgtacaaaaaatacaaaaaaaataatgacaaaagttatgaatttattatttttagagaGGAATTGATAAAAGACTTGATAAAACTCGatactaatataaatgtaaaggaCTTGGTCAACAAGAAAAGTATGCATTACAACAGGCTACACAATAATATACCAGCAATTGAGCGTAATGAGAGATCTTTAGATAGAATGAAGGGCCACTGGCCTGAACGAATTGAATCTAATCCTGGCAGcaagaaaaaatatgcttttttaAAATGCCGTGTTTGTTCCAAAGATGGAAAACGCGTAGAAACTAGTTACCGTTGCAAAGGATGTCCACAAAACCCTCCACTTTGTCCATCTTGCTTCGAGGCCTGGcataacgaaattaatttataa